One genomic region from Myxococcales bacterium encodes:
- a CDS encoding class I SAM-dependent methyltransferase: MVPHLRVNHSRPIEQRIRSPEPNLRSRSAPGSTSIEEIRATAGRRKRELLRRYTRPGARILDVGCGAGGYLLAARELGFEAMGVEPSDAHATIGRGLGLDIRSGYYRPGDFAEGGFDLVLTSHVVEHIYDPRPFLESLAGLVRPGGWLVAITPDSDCLPARLSGKHWVMLKPIDHVSMLTERALRRMGLERYGNVAFRRTSQDGEFFITLAAAARDAAQGIHTDASGGQAAVAGDGAVGAGRVKHALARWARSVDRVADRVNRGACLIMELQRT, from the coding sequence ATGGTGCCGCACCTGCGGGTCAATCACAGCAGACCTATCGAGCAGCGAATACGCTCGCCTGAACCCAACCTACGATCCCGGTCCGCCCCCGGCTCCACCTCCATCGAAGAGATTCGAGCGACTGCAGGTCGGCGAAAGAGGGAGCTGCTCCGGAGGTACACCCGGCCGGGAGCACGAATCCTCGATGTTGGGTGCGGCGCCGGTGGCTATCTCCTCGCGGCAAGGGAGCTCGGTTTCGAAGCCATGGGGGTAGAGCCCAGCGACGCCCACGCCACCATCGGTCGTGGCCTGGGTCTAGACATCCGGAGCGGGTACTACCGACCGGGCGACTTCGCGGAGGGCGGCTTCGATCTCGTCCTCACAAGTCACGTTGTCGAGCACATCTACGACCCGCGTCCATTCCTTGAGAGCCTCGCGGGCCTGGTACGTCCCGGCGGCTGGCTCGTGGCGATCACACCCGATTCCGACTGCCTGCCGGCGCGACTCAGCGGCAAGCATTGGGTCATGCTCAAACCCATCGACCACGTGTCGATGCTTACGGAGCGCGCGCTGCGTCGCATGGGCCTCGAGCGCTATGGGAACGTGGCCTTTCGACGGACTTCTCAGGACGGTGAGTTCTTCATCACCCTTGCTGCCGCCGCCCGGGACGCAGCCCAAGGCATCCACACGGACGCTAGCGGAGGCCAGGCCGCCGTGGCAGGCGACGGTGCTGTTGGCGCGGGACGCGTCAAACACGCCCTCGCGCGCTGGGCCCGAAGCGTTGATCGCGTGGCGGACCGAGTCAATCGGGGCGCATGTCTCATCATGGAGCTACAACGCACATGA
- a CDS encoding glycosyltransferase, with translation MTLRVAMVVPEIGHEASGPSYSVPRLSSSLAARDVSVTLHVLRWLTTPEVPGVETIVYPRLPGPRVLGLSTSFRRGIREAARHVHLVHNNGLWMLPNVHAGLAARAARTPLVTSPRGVFAPWAMNRSKRTKRIMWLLGQGSSVRSTALFHATSEAELADIRRLGFKAPVAIIPNGIDLPPSASRDAQGAGPRVLLFLGRIHPVKGVDLLLHCWQRVAKELPDWELHIVGPEDANAVSMRALSHELALQRVRFLGPRFGAAKFLTYANAELYILPTHTENFGMTIAESLACGTPVITTRGAPWPRLEVEGCGRWVERTGSELDRAVLELARATRAELQAMGLRGRAWMEREYSWASISERMEAAYSWLLGGGPRPRDIVIS, from the coding sequence GTGACACTCCGCGTTGCGATGGTGGTGCCGGAGATCGGCCACGAGGCCAGCGGTCCTTCCTATTCTGTTCCGCGCCTCTCCTCGTCCCTCGCCGCACGTGACGTGAGCGTGACGTTGCACGTTCTGAGGTGGCTTACGACGCCGGAAGTCCCCGGCGTGGAGACGATCGTATACCCAAGGCTGCCCGGACCACGGGTACTCGGTCTATCAACCTCGTTCCGACGGGGCATCCGCGAAGCCGCGCGGCACGTCCACCTGGTGCACAACAACGGATTGTGGATGCTGCCGAATGTGCATGCGGGCCTCGCAGCCAGGGCCGCGCGAACACCGCTCGTCACCTCCCCTCGAGGGGTCTTCGCGCCGTGGGCCATGAACCGTTCGAAGAGAACGAAGCGCATCATGTGGCTCCTTGGGCAGGGTTCATCAGTCCGGTCGACGGCCCTGTTTCATGCGACGTCCGAGGCGGAGCTTGCGGACATCAGGCGGCTCGGTTTCAAGGCGCCCGTTGCGATCATCCCCAACGGCATCGACCTTCCGCCCAGCGCGTCCCGCGACGCGCAAGGTGCCGGGCCCCGCGTGCTTCTTTTCCTCGGGCGCATCCACCCGGTCAAGGGGGTCGACCTCCTCCTCCACTGCTGGCAACGCGTCGCGAAAGAGTTGCCCGACTGGGAACTCCACATTGTGGGCCCGGAGGATGCCAATGCTGTGAGCATGCGAGCGCTCTCCCACGAACTCGCGTTGCAACGCGTGCGGTTCCTCGGACCGCGCTTTGGCGCCGCCAAGTTCCTCACCTACGCAAACGCCGAGCTCTACATCTTGCCCACGCACACGGAAAACTTCGGGATGACGATCGCGGAGAGCCTAGCGTGCGGAACGCCCGTGATCACAACCCGGGGGGCACCTTGGCCTCGCCTTGAAGTCGAGGGGTGCGGGCGCTGGGTCGAACGGACCGGCTCGGAACTCGATCGAGCCGTCCTAGAGCTTGCTCGAGCCACGAGGGCGGAGCTCCAAGCCATGGGCCTACGTGGTCGAGCCTGGATGGAGCGCGAGTACTCTTGGGCCAGCATCTCCGAGCGCATGGAGGCGGCGTACTCGTGGCTGCTTGGCGGAGGCCCTCGCCCACGCGACATAGTAATTTCGTGA